In the genome of Vanacampus margaritifer isolate UIUO_Vmar chromosome 1, RoL_Vmar_1.0, whole genome shotgun sequence, one region contains:
- the vti1b gene encoding vesicle transport through interaction with t-SNAREs homolog 1B: MSSEEFEKLHEIYRSLYEELKLMPERLLRSHGEEKKSLLRAFEERKGEAEEILQGMEEELRDAPPSFRNTMRTKLRLYQRDLAKLQRDAKNSATPLSDGSHGSIYSSQNQQSTRVQSQRALLLQGTESLNNASQSIERSQRLAAETEHIGTDIIEELGGQREQLDQTRDRLVNTGENLSRSRKILRSMSRRLMTNKLLLAVIILMELAILGAVVYLKFFRR, encoded by the exons ATGTCATCGGAAGAGTTTGAGAAGTTGCACGAAATCTACAGGTCCCTGTACGAGGAGCTAAAGCTAATGCCGGAGAGGCTGTTGAGGAGCCATGGAG aggagaaaaagagcttgttgagGGCCTTCGAGGAGAGGAAAGGGGAAGCGGAGGAAATT CTGCAGGGCATGGAAGAGGAGCTGCGCGATGCTCCGCCATCTTTCCGGAATACAATGAGAACCAAGCTACGTCTTTACCAGCGCGACCTCGCCAAGCTGCAGCGGGACGCCAAGAACTCGGCCACGCCGCTGTCGGACGGCAGTCACGGCAGTATCTATTCATCGCAAAATCAACAAAGC ACGCGCGTGCAATCGCAGCGGGCCTTGCTCCTGCAGGGCACCGAGTCGCTGAACAACGCCAGCCAGAGCATCGAGCGTAGTCAGCGCCTCGCCGCCGAGACGGAGCACATCGGCACCGACATCATCGAGGAGCTCGGCGGCCAGCGGGAGCAGCTGGATCAGACCAGGGACAGA TTGGTAAATACGGGAGAGAACCTCAGTCGCTCGCGGAAAATCCTTCGTTCGATGTCTCGACG GCTGATGACAAACAAGCTGCTGCTCGCCGTCATCATTCTCATGGAACTGGCCATTCTGGGCGCTGTCGTCTACCTCAAGTTCTTCCGGCGATGA
- the rdh12 gene encoding retinol dehydrogenase 12 isoform X2 produces MWLFLLLAGLTVVTLLVVLFAPHIRYAAGGVCMSSARLDGKTVLITGANTGIGKETAMDLAIRGARVVMACRDVDKGEGAAASIRAAYPEAQVEVRELDLADTCSVRSFAQQFLTDFTHLHILINNAGVMMCPYTKTNDGFEMHIGVNHLGHFLLTSLLMGLLKRSAPARIVVVSSLAHNFGWIRFHDLHSQGSYNSGLAYCQSKLANVLFARELARRLKGSSVTVNSVHPGTVNSDLTRHSTLMMIFFTVLSVFLKTPREGAQTTIYCAVAEELHSISGKHFSDCAPAFVAPQGRSEETARRLWDASCELLGIQWD; encoded by the exons ATGTGGCTTTTCTTACTCCTCGCCGGTCTCACCGTGGTGACCTTACTTGTGGTTTTATTCGCTCCTCACATACG ATATGCAGCAGGAGGCGTGTGCATGTCGTCTGCTCGTCTGGACGGGAAGACGGTCCTCATCACTGGGGCAAATACCGGCATCGGAAAGGAGACCGCCATGGACTTGGCCATTCGAG GAGCTCGGGTGGTGATGGCGTGCCGGGACGTGGACAAAGGCGAGGGAGCGGCAGCCAGCATCCGGGCTGCGTACCCTGAAGCACAGGTGGAGGTTCGAGAGCTGGACTTGGCCGACACTTGCTCCGTACGATCATTCGCGCAACAATTCCTTACAG ACTTCACCCATCTTCACATCCTCATTAACAATGCGGGGGTGATGATGTGTCCCTACACCAAAACCAACGACGGCTTTGAGATGCACATTGGCGTCAACCACTTAG GTCACTTCCTATTGACATCGCTGCTTATGGGCCTGCTGAAGCGCAGCGCTCCGGCGCGTATCGTGGTCGTCTCATCCCTGGCGCACAACTTTGGTTGGATCCGCTTCCACGATCTGCACAGCCAGGGAAGCTACAACAGCGGCCTGGCGTACTGCCAGAGCAAGCTGGCCAATGTGCTCTTCGCTCGAGAGCTGGCGAGACGTCTTAAAG GCAGCAGCGTGACGGTGAACTCGGTACACCCCGGCACGGTGAACTCGGACCTGACGCGTCACTCCACCCTGATGATGATCTTCTTCACCGTCTTGTCCGTCTTTCTGAAGACGCCCCGCGAGGGCGCCCAGACCACCATCTACTGCGCCGTGGCTGAGGAGCTGCACTCCATCTCGGGGAAACACTTCag CGACTGCGCCCCCGCCTTCGTGGCCCCCCAGGGGAGAAGTGAGGAGACGGCCCGGCGTCTGTGGGATGCCAGCTGCGAGCTCCTCGGCATCCAGTGGGActaa
- the arg2 gene encoding arginase-2, mitochondrial, which produces MALRGHLLRLARTRTLSGGQPSRAQSVAVLGAPFSRGQKRRGVEHGPKVIRDAGLIERLSGLDFAVHDFGDLNFHYPEIDESYMNVKYPRTVGAATKKLSGAVSRAVGAGHTLVMLGGDHSLGIGSVAGHAQQCPDLCVIWVDAHADVNTPMTSPSGNLHGQPVAFMLKELQDKVPDLPGFSWVKPFLSCRDLVYIGLRDVDPGEYLILKNLGIQYFTMRDIDRLGIQRVTEVALDHVLARKQRPIHLSFDIDAFDPSLAPATGTAVNGGLTYREGIYITEEVHNTGLLSVMDLVEVNPMVGATRAAVEATASLAVDVIASSLGQTREGAHGVIDEIPSTKDDDTEQLCL; this is translated from the exons ATGGCTCTCAGAGGACATCTGCTAAGACTTGCCCGCACTCGGACGCTCTCAGGCGGCCAACCTAGCCGAGCTCAGTCGGTGGCCGTGTTGGGGGCGCCCTTCTCAAGAgggcag AAAAGGAGAGGTGTGGAACACGGGCCTAAAGTCATCAGGGATGCTGGGCTCATCGAGCGGCTCTCGGGTTTAG ATTTCGCCGTGCACGACTTTGGCGACCTCAATTTCCACTACCCGGAGATTGACGAGTCCTACATGAACGTGAAATACCCCCGCACAGTGGGCGCCGCTACAAAGAAGCTTTCGGGCGCTGTGAGTAGAGCGGTGGGCGCCGGCCACACCCTGGTCATGCTCGGCGGGGACCACAG CCTTGGAATCGGATCAGTGGCGGGCCACGCCCAACAGTGTCCTGACCTGTGCGTCATCTGGGTTGACGCTCACGCCGACGTGAACACGCCCATGACGTCGCCGTCGGGGAACCTCCACGGGCAGCCGGTGGCGTTCATGCTCAAAGAGCTGCAAGACAAG GTGCCGGATCTCCCGGGGTTCTCTTGGGTGAAGCCGTTTCTCTCCTGCAGGGATTTGGTGTATATCGGACTTCGGGATGTGGACCCCGGCGAGTA CCTCATCCTCAAGAACTTGGGGATTCAGTACTTCACAATGAGAGATATCGACCGACTCGGTATCCAGAGAGTGACGGAAGTCGCTCTTGATCACGTGCTGGCAAG AAAACAAAGACCCATCCACTTGAGCTTCGACATTGACGCATTCGACCCGTCTCTGGCGCCGGCGACGGGAACGGCGGTGAACGGAGGGTTAACCTACAGGGAGGGCATCTACATCACAGAGGAAGTTCACAACACAG GTCTGCTGTCAGTCATGGACTTGGTGGAAGTGAATCCAATGGTGGGTGCAACCCGGGCAGCGGTGGAGGCCACCGCCTCCCTGGCCGTCGACGTCATTGCGTCATCCCTGGGGCAGACGAGAGAGGGCGCCCACGGGGTCATTGACGAGATCCCCTCAACCAAGGACGACGACACGGAGCAGCTTTGCCTTTGA
- the rdh12 gene encoding retinol dehydrogenase 12 isoform X1 — MWLFLLLAGLTVVTLLVVLFAPHIRRYAAGGVCMSSARLDGKTVLITGANTGIGKETAMDLAIRGARVVMACRDVDKGEGAAASIRAAYPEAQVEVRELDLADTCSVRSFAQQFLTDFTHLHILINNAGVMMCPYTKTNDGFEMHIGVNHLGHFLLTSLLMGLLKRSAPARIVVVSSLAHNFGWIRFHDLHSQGSYNSGLAYCQSKLANVLFARELARRLKGSSVTVNSVHPGTVNSDLTRHSTLMMIFFTVLSVFLKTPREGAQTTIYCAVAEELHSISGKHFSDCAPAFVAPQGRSEETARRLWDASCELLGIQWD; from the exons ATGTGGCTTTTCTTACTCCTCGCCGGTCTCACCGTGGTGACCTTACTTGTGGTTTTATTCGCTCCTCACATACG AAGATATGCAGCAGGAGGCGTGTGCATGTCGTCTGCTCGTCTGGACGGGAAGACGGTCCTCATCACTGGGGCAAATACCGGCATCGGAAAGGAGACCGCCATGGACTTGGCCATTCGAG GAGCTCGGGTGGTGATGGCGTGCCGGGACGTGGACAAAGGCGAGGGAGCGGCAGCCAGCATCCGGGCTGCGTACCCTGAAGCACAGGTGGAGGTTCGAGAGCTGGACTTGGCCGACACTTGCTCCGTACGATCATTCGCGCAACAATTCCTTACAG ACTTCACCCATCTTCACATCCTCATTAACAATGCGGGGGTGATGATGTGTCCCTACACCAAAACCAACGACGGCTTTGAGATGCACATTGGCGTCAACCACTTAG GTCACTTCCTATTGACATCGCTGCTTATGGGCCTGCTGAAGCGCAGCGCTCCGGCGCGTATCGTGGTCGTCTCATCCCTGGCGCACAACTTTGGTTGGATCCGCTTCCACGATCTGCACAGCCAGGGAAGCTACAACAGCGGCCTGGCGTACTGCCAGAGCAAGCTGGCCAATGTGCTCTTCGCTCGAGAGCTGGCGAGACGTCTTAAAG GCAGCAGCGTGACGGTGAACTCGGTACACCCCGGCACGGTGAACTCGGACCTGACGCGTCACTCCACCCTGATGATGATCTTCTTCACCGTCTTGTCCGTCTTTCTGAAGACGCCCCGCGAGGGCGCCCAGACCACCATCTACTGCGCCGTGGCTGAGGAGCTGCACTCCATCTCGGGGAAACACTTCag CGACTGCGCCCCCGCCTTCGTGGCCCCCCAGGGGAGAAGTGAGGAGACGGCCCGGCGTCTGTGGGATGCCAGCTGCGAGCTCCTCGGCATCCAGTGGGActaa